One genomic window of Spirochaetota bacterium includes the following:
- the trpD gene encoding anthranilate phosphoribosyltransferase, whose product MLTENDKEFGSIINRIILGEDLSYQEAKGTFNLIISNQVTEMQQGAFLSALTAKGETPEEIAGCWEAIYELDTIHVSIDDNTSIVENCGTGMDSFKTFNISTAASILAAAGGVKMAKHGARGITSVCGTVDIAEILGVDVECSAHIVARSIEKAGIGLFNGMSPEIHPNALGRILSKIAFGSTLNIAASLANPASPRLAVRGVYSKEMILPVAQVMNKIGYNRALVIYGEIEGSDKGMDEASVCGTTQCAELKEDGSIHEYYFRPTDYNLKIYDPNMLIPSQNIESEAKTFIRIISGNQNGARRDAAVLNAGLIYYISDKSADIFEGIDKASETINNGSAIKTLESWVSLQNRDPVKGIKRLNQLI is encoded by the coding sequence ATGTTAACAGAAAATGATAAAGAATTTGGCAGTATCATAAATCGAATCATTCTGGGTGAAGACCTCTCATATCAGGAAGCAAAGGGCACATTTAATCTAATCATCTCTAACCAGGTAACGGAAATGCAGCAGGGAGCATTTCTATCTGCACTAACAGCAAAAGGGGAAACCCCTGAAGAGATCGCTGGATGCTGGGAAGCGATCTATGAACTTGATACTATCCATGTATCTATTGATGATAACACATCTATTGTTGAAAACTGCGGTACAGGAATGGATTCATTTAAAACCTTTAATATCAGCACTGCCGCATCCATACTTGCTGCGGCAGGTGGTGTTAAAATGGCCAAGCATGGTGCAAGAGGCATTACTTCTGTATGCGGTACAGTTGATATTGCAGAAATTCTTGGTGTGGATGTGGAATGCAGCGCACACATCGTTGCCAGGAGTATTGAGAAGGCAGGAATTGGCCTTTTTAATGGGATGAGCCCTGAGATACATCCAAATGCATTAGGTAGAATCCTCTCAAAAATTGCATTTGGATCAACTCTGAATATCGCCGCCTCATTAGCAAATCCAGCATCTCCTCGGTTAGCTGTAAGAGGGGTGTATTCAAAGGAAATGATACTGCCGGTTGCTCAAGTTATGAATAAAATAGGATATAACCGGGCGTTGGTTATTTATGGAGAAATTGAAGGCTCTGACAAGGGAATGGACGAAGCATCGGTATGCGGAACAACTCAATGTGCTGAACTAAAAGAAGATGGGAGTATCCATGAATATTATTTTAGACCAACTGATTATAATCTGAAAATATATGATCCAAATATGCTTATACCATCCCAGAATATTGAGTCTGAAGCTAAGACATTTATAAGGATTATATCCGGCAATCAAAATGGTGCTAGACGTGATGCAGCGGTTTTAAATGCTGGTTTAATCTATTATATATCAGATAAATCTGCAGATATATTCGAAGGAATTGATAAAGCGTCCGAGACTATCAATAATGGATCAGCCATTAAAACACTTGAAAGCTGGGTATCCTTACAAAACAGAGATCCGGTAAAAGGAATTAAAAGACTAAATCAGTTAATCTAG
- a CDS encoding SH3 domain-containing protein, which yields MKLQPIIIVLLTGVCILFISLILFKDKDVESAIDSFERGEYLDSLEVLNKLSKISDYEGREKILYYSVKSINRLAEELDGEYEEELKILSTEIADNFKREKARNRVEDRLKYINNRISGELELVIDKKISRIIPNGKLYHDFVSGYKGSKLIEDLDFELLQEIERTEGDRLINAIVNYKTKYPNTYNLPQLVKMFINRLNKENINLNERESFFQDLIEEYGIRYPTSPEMTRIHLCKGENVNIRNSPGVEGEVIGRLLKDEYLIQLEKSMDTFQIGDVRDYWYRVANLKGLKGWVFGKFLAPLNLKKRPKDKSIVDWALEDYFIDWIDSNTPKNWIHIENADKGAISFSVNEDKRIIRLNSIRGKSAGLYRRVLSAYSFVIQSRARLIAGDSFTLFAYSLGNGIAYYLKLNNEEIEVSGRKIPISTSDWHEYHLISDGERYAKLLVDGDIILGKIPPMENDAFITRGLYCLNSTEDEHSLGEMEYIKIKH from the coding sequence ATGAAATTACAACCTATTATAATTGTTTTATTAACAGGTGTTTGTATTCTCTTTATTAGTCTCATTCTATTTAAGGATAAGGATGTTGAGAGTGCAATAGATAGCTTTGAGAGGGGTGAGTATTTAGATTCTCTAGAGGTACTAAATAAATTGTCAAAAATATCAGATTATGAAGGGAGAGAGAAGATACTATACTATAGCGTAAAGTCCATAAACAGGCTTGCGGAAGAACTTGATGGGGAATATGAAGAGGAACTCAAAATCCTTTCCACCGAGATTGCCGACAATTTCAAAAGGGAGAAGGCGAGGAATAGAGTTGAGGATAGATTGAAGTATATAAACAACAGGATCAGCGGGGAACTTGAGCTTGTGATTGATAAGAAGATTAGCAGGATAATCCCAAATGGAAAATTGTATCATGATTTTGTTTCAGGATATAAGGGAAGCAAATTGATAGAAGATTTGGATTTTGAGTTACTTCAAGAGATTGAGCGCACAGAGGGAGATAGGCTAATAAACGCAATTGTTAATTATAAAACCAAATATCCCAATACCTATAATCTTCCTCAATTAGTGAAGATGTTTATAAATAGACTTAATAAGGAAAATATCAATCTAAATGAAAGGGAATCCTTTTTTCAGGATCTCATTGAGGAATATGGGATAAGATACCCAACAAGTCCTGAAATGACCAGAATACATCTATGCAAAGGAGAAAATGTCAACATAAGAAATTCTCCAGGAGTCGAGGGGGAGGTAATCGGCAGGCTATTAAAAGATGAGTATTTAATTCAGTTAGAGAAATCAATGGATACATTTCAGATTGGCGATGTTAGAGATTATTGGTATAGAGTAGCAAACCTTAAGGGTTTGAAGGGGTGGGTCTTTGGAAAATTTTTAGCTCCCCTAAATCTTAAAAAGCGACCAAAGGACAAATCAATTGTGGATTGGGCTCTTGAAGACTACTTTATAGATTGGATAGACTCAAATACCCCAAAGAACTGGATTCATATTGAAAATGCTGATAAAGGCGCAATTAGTTTTTCTGTGAATGAAGACAAGAGGATTATTAGGCTCAACTCAATCAGGGGTAAGTCGGCTGGTCTTTATCGAAGGGTTCTATCTGCCTATTCCTTTGTCATACAATCAAGGGCTAGGCTGATTGCTGGAGATTCCTTTACGCTCTTTGCCTATAGCTTGGGTAATGGTATAGCATATTATCTGAAGCTCAATAATGAGGAGATTGAAGTATCTGGAAGAAAAATCCCAATATCAACTTCTGATTGGCATGAGTATCATCTTATTAGCGATGGCGAGAGGTATGCAAAGTTATTAGTGGATGGCGATATTATTCTGGGTAAAATTCCCCCAATGGAAAATGATGCTTTTATCACCAGAGGATTATATTGCCTCAATTCTACAGAGGATGAGCACTCGCTTGGCGAAATGGAGTATATTAAAATAAAACACTGA
- a CDS encoding cofactor-independent phosphoglycerate mutase, translating into MKLERKIVILVGDGMADYPIPEHGNRTPLEIAATPHMDHIASNGIIGLAKTIPDGMTPGSDTANLSIFGYDPKKYFTGRAPLEALNMGIEMAPKDVAFRCNLVNIDKNDIMMDFSAGHIDTDFTKIIIEELKNSISFKDIEIYPGVKYRNILIWRNFPYDTVADTTPPHDIHGEKTKNYLPKGDGADFLIHIMDEYSKIINGSDLIKDSRDRFQGDPTSLWLWGGGKKPFMDSLESRFGLKGYTISAVDLIHGIGRAVGLAPIHVEGVTGYLDTNYEGKSDASIKALKQSNFVFLHVESPDESGHEGNLEHKIMAIEDFDSRVVGRVLEGLKDYDDYTVLVISDHPTPISLRTHVSDPVPFCILSSRGLSVDPYTSNNISGFNEGSALKTGLFIEEGHRLVEIMISGRI; encoded by the coding sequence TTGAAACTAGAAAGGAAAATAGTAATACTGGTAGGTGATGGGATGGCAGATTATCCCATTCCGGAGCATGGCAATAGGACGCCCCTGGAGATTGCTGCTACGCCGCATATGGATCATATCGCATCTAACGGGATTATCGGTTTGGCAAAGACCATACCTGATGGCATGACGCCTGGGAGTGACACTGCTAATCTCTCTATATTCGGTTATGATCCCAAGAAATACTTCACAGGCAGGGCCCCACTGGAGGCCCTAAATATGGGAATTGAGATGGCGCCCAAGGATGTGGCATTTAGATGCAATCTTGTTAATATCGATAAGAATGACATTATGATGGATTTCAGCGCGGGTCACATTGATACAGATTTTACAAAGATTATCATAGAGGAATTGAAAAATAGTATTAGTTTCAAGGATATAGAGATTTATCCAGGAGTAAAATATAGAAATATACTAATTTGGAGAAATTTCCCCTATGATACAGTTGCTGACACAACCCCTCCACACGATATACATGGCGAGAAAACTAAGAATTACCTGCCAAAGGGTGATGGAGCGGATTTTTTAATACATATCATGGATGAGTATAGTAAAATAATCAATGGATCAGACCTAATAAAGGATTCTAGGGATAGATTTCAGGGGGATCCAACCTCCCTATGGCTTTGGGGAGGGGGTAAGAAGCCTTTCATGGATTCACTGGAATCACGATTTGGGCTGAAGGGTTATACTATATCTGCAGTTGATCTTATTCATGGTATTGGAAGGGCTGTGGGTCTGGCTCCAATCCATGTTGAAGGAGTCACTGGTTATCTTGATACCAATTACGAGGGCAAATCCGATGCCTCGATAAAGGCCCTAAAGCAGTCAAATTTTGTTTTTTTACATGTAGAATCCCCTGATGAATCGGGTCATGAGGGGAATCTGGAACATAAGATAATGGCTATTGAAGACTTTGATAGCAGGGTAGTTGGAAGGGTGCTGGAAGGTCTTAAGGATTATGATGACTACACAGTGCTTGTTATATCTGATCATCCAACCCCAATTAGTCTAAGAACACACGTTTCTGATCCTGTGCCCTTTTGCATATTATCCAGTAGAGGATTATCAGTTGATCCTTACACTTCAAATAATATCTCTGGTTTTAATGAGGGGTCAGCCCTAAAAACAGGACTCTTCATAGAAGAAGGGCATAGGCTTGTTGAGATAATGATTAGCGGTAGAATTTAA
- a CDS encoding flagellar filament outer layer protein FlaA: MRNIILFTLIALLIAIPGISQEENAEKGETTTTDKTKITIGDQTYFEITIEDFENTEYNEKNIHYYTKSIEEKAGIAVREDYPAPIKNSKKYLGLKLYGKLGNVLQIRPAKKLLIDKFCRSISIWIFGKNFSGELSILLKDADGNNHRIILGKLNFIGWRKLIFRIPDSIVQQDKYLTREKHIEIMKLIYKPGSRGRDPVWHYFYIDDITAMVREKYTDRQSDDW, from the coding sequence ATGAGAAATATAATCCTATTTACTCTAATAGCTCTGTTAATAGCTATACCTGGTATTTCACAGGAAGAGAATGCTGAGAAGGGTGAAACCACAACAACGGATAAAACTAAAATCACCATCGGTGATCAGACATATTTTGAAATCACTATTGAGGACTTTGAGAATACAGAATATAACGAGAAGAACATTCATTATTATACTAAATCCATTGAAGAGAAGGCAGGAATAGCAGTTAGGGAAGACTACCCTGCGCCAATAAAAAACTCAAAAAAATATTTAGGTTTAAAGCTTTATGGAAAGCTTGGAAATGTTCTCCAGATTCGTCCTGCAAAAAAATTGTTGATAGACAAATTCTGTAGGTCCATTTCTATATGGATTTTTGGTAAAAACTTTTCAGGTGAGCTATCCATATTGCTGAAGGATGCGGATGGGAATAATCATCGCATAATATTAGGGAAACTTAATTTTATTGGCTGGAGAAAACTTATATTTAGAATTCCTGATAGCATTGTTCAACAAGATAAATATTTAACTAGGGAAAAGCATATAGAGATAATGAAATTAATATATAAACCTGGATCACGAGGCCGTGATCCGGTTTGGCATTATTTCTATATTGATGATATAACAGCTATGGTCCGTGAGAAATATACGGATAGACAGAGTGACGATTGGTAA